In a single window of the Danio aesculapii chromosome 20, fDanAes4.1, whole genome shotgun sequence genome:
- the LOC130247714 gene encoding flavin-containing monooxygenase 5-like, whose protein sequence is MAKRVAIIGGGTSGLACIKCCLDEGLEPVCFETSDDIGGLWRFKENPDPDRASIYHSLIINTSKEMMCYSDYPIPAHFPNYMHNSLIMEYFRMYAEHFQLKRHIRFQTRVLHVTPRPDFPHSGQWDVETESKDGQRKKQVFDAVMVCTGHHCHPHLPLKDFPGIDKFKGKFLHSRDYKNPEDWRGKRAVVIGIGNSGGDIAVELSRMAKQVYLSTRKGSWILNRVGDSGVPFDMIINNRAIMWFLDSLPVKYRNKLGESRLNKRFDHKLYGLQPEHRVFSQHPMVNDDLPNRILSGTVSVKPNVQEFRGSSVVFEDGTVEDDIDLVVFATGYTFSFPFLSSHVIPVSNNKVSLYKFVFPPALERSTLAVIGLIQPLGAIMPISEMQARWATRVFKGLCKLPSMNAMMKDIKAKEQAMTQRYVAAQRHTIQVDYIPYMDELAKQVGVRPSIMRLLLTDPRLAFNIMFGPCTPYQFRLHGPGQWEGARQAILTQWDRVVEPLKTRCTKEPQSQSFSHSLVFSVSVAGLLSALYYSRASLQTFIENPSALFDRIRGLVPLPMPTQ, encoded by the exons ATGGCTAAACGTGTTGCTATTATTGGAGGAGGAACCTCTGGACTGGCCTGCATCAAATGCTGTCTGGATGAAGGGCTGGAGCCTGTGTGTTTTGAGACCAGTGATGATATTGGAGGACTTTGGAGGTTTAAG GAAAATCCAGATCCCGACCGAGCCAGCATCTACCACTCACTGATTATTAACACTTCGAAGGAGATGATGTGCTACAGTGATTACCCAATCCCAGCTCATTTCCCAAACTACATGCACAACTCCCTCATCATGGAATACTTCCGCATGTACGCTGAACACTTCCAGCTTAAACGGCATATTCGTTTCCAG ACCAGAGTCCTTCATGTCACACCGAGGCCAGACTTCCCTCACTCTGGACAGTGGGATGTAGAGACCGAATCTAAGGATGGTCAAAGAAAGAAGCAGGTGTTTGATGCTGTGATGGTCTGCACTGGTCACCACTGTCACCCCCACCTTCCTCTAAAAGACTTTCCAG GAATAGACAAATTTAAGGGGAAATTCCTTCACAGCCGTGACTACAAAAACCCAGAAGACTGGCGAGGGAAGAGGGCAGTTGTGATTGGCATTGGCAACTCCGGAGGAGATATTGCTGTGGAGTTGAGCAGAATGGCCAAACAG GTTTATCTGAGCACACGGAAGGGATCCTGGATACTCAATCGTGTGGGAGACAGTGGCGTTCCTTTTGATATGATAATTAATAACAGAGCAATAATGTGGTTTCTTGACTCGTTGCCTGTTAAATATCGTAACAAACTGGGAGAGAGTCGTCTCAATAAACGCTTTGACCACAAGCTCTATGGGCTGCAGCCTGAGCACAG AGTTTTCAGCCAACATCCCATGGTCAATGATGATTTGCCAAACCGGATCCTCTCTGGGACCGTCTCGGTCAAGCCCAATGTGCAGGAGTTTCGTGGATCTAGTGTGGTGTTTGAGGATGGCACTGTTGAGGATGACATTGATCTGGTGGTGTTTGCCACAGGCTACACTTTCTCATTCCCCTTCCTGTCTTCACATGTGATTCCTGTCTCCAACAACAAGGTATCCCTGTACAAATTTGTGTTTCCTCCAGCACTGGAGCGCTCAACTTTAGCAGTGATTGGTCTGATCCAGCCTTTGGGAGCCATTATGCCTATCTCTGAGATGCAAGCGCGTTGGGCCACACGTGTTTTTAAAG GACTGTGTAAACTGCCTTCAATGAACGCTATGATGAAGGACATTAAAGCCAAAGAGCAAGCAATGACTCAAAG GTATGTGGCAGCCCAAAGGCACACCATCCAGGTGGACTACATCCCCTACATGGATGAGTTGGCTAAACAAGTGGGTGTTCGTCCTTCTATCATGAGGTTGCTGCTGACCGACCCAAGACTGGCTTTCAACATCATGTTTGGGCCCTGCACCCCATACCAGTTTCGCTTGCATGGACCAGGCCAGTGGGAAGGTGCACGTCAGGCCATCCTGACTCAGTGGGATCGAGTTGTGGAGCCTCTAAAAACACGCTGTACAAAGGAACCACAGTCACAGAGCTTCTCACATTCACTCGTATTCTCAGTGTCTGTAGCAGGGCTCCTGTCTGCTCTGTATTACAGCAGAGCCAGTCTGCAAACATTCATAGAAAACCCTTCAGCTTTATTTGACAGGATCAGGGGGCTTGTACCATTGCCAATGCCCACACAGTGA